The DNA region AAGCGTGGTTTTCCCTTTCCTTACAAATCAATGACTTACGGGGTGAGTCATTGATTTGGGCGCCCCGCGCGGGGCGCGTTGATGACTTTTTGCGAAGTCATCAACTTTGGACCTTGGACTTTGGACCTTGGACTCTTCATAAAAGGGCTAGACGTAGTCTTGTCCTTTTATGAACTCATACCCCTTCCAGAACGCCTCGACGTTAATATCCTCCCCCCCATTGATAATGCACCGGATGGTCTTCACCGCCGTCTCCGTGTCCACGATCCCTGTGGTGGCCACCAGGGCCCCCAGCATGACCATGTTCACCGTCTGGCAATGGCCCACGCCCCGTGCGATCTGACCGGCAGGGACGATAGCCGGATCGATACCGGACCGGGTGAACACCTCCCGCACCATGTCGACGGTGGGGTAAAGGGACGGGTTCATCGTGGTGTGGTAGGGCATCCTCGTAACATCGCTGACAAGCACCCTGCCGTCCCTCTTGAGGTACGGTACGGCGTGGAGGATCTCGGAAAGTTCCAGGGAAAGGATGGCGTCGGCGCATCCGTGACTGATCTTGGGGCAGATCCGTTCGCCGGCCCGGATGTGGCTGCGCACGGACCCCCCCAGCTGGGCGAGGCCCGAGTGGACGTAGAAACTGGGGTTGAGCCCGTCTGTGAGCATGGCCTTGGCCAGGATCTCCGAAAACAGGACGATCCCCTGCCCGCCGATGCCGGCCGCGACGACGTTAAATTCCAACCTTCCGTCTCCTCATCCTGAAAAAGTTTGACCTGATGGCGCCTTTGGGGCAGTAGCTGACGCAAAGGCCGCAGCTCTGGCAGACCTCGTTGTCAATGCGCACCTTGTCGCCTTCCCGAACGATGGCCGGACAGGCCAGGGCTTCAACGCAGGTCCGTTCGCAACGGTCAAAACCGGGACATTTCCTGTCGCTGACCTTGACCGCGCGGTCCCAGCTCCTGGGCTGTCGGGCGACACAGGGTCCCCTCAGGACCAGCACGTTGACCCCACTGCCGGTGAGAACCTTTTTAAAGGCCCTGACCGCCTTCCTTGTGCGGTACGGTTTGACCACCCTTACAGAGCGCACTCCCAATCCCCGGGCTATCTTTTCGATGGGAACACGGATCTCGTCACCACCCACCGTCCCGGGGGTCTCCTGGTATCCGGTCATGGCCGCCCAATTGTTGTCCAGAACGATGATCGGCATGTCCTGCCCTGTGGCGACGGCGTTGACGATGGGAGGGATCCCCGAATGGTAGAAGGTCCCGTCGCCGAGTGTCGCCACCACAGGCCTGTGCATCCCCGCGTCGAGGAACCCTTCCGCCAGCCCGATGCTGTTGCCCATTGAAACCTCGGTCCAGCAGATGGAAAAAGGCTCGTTGATCCCCAGGATGGTGCAGCCGATGTCCCCGGTGACCACTGTCCGGGCCGGGTCCTTCCCCAGTTCCCTCATGGCTTTGACAAGGGCGTAATAGGAGCTGCGGTGGGGGCATCCGGCGCAGAAGGTGAGAAGCCGCTGGACCTTAAGGGGCTCGGCGAGAGCCACGGCGCCGATCCCGGCACACGCCTCGACCTTCTTTCCCAGAACGTGGCCAAGGTACTCCCTGACCTGGTCCGGGGAAAGGTCTCCTACGCGCGGGACGAGCCCGTCCTCCTTGCCGTAGACCACTGGCGGCTTTTCCATCATGCTGCTCTCGGCCCTGACCGCGCCTTCGATGAGGGGATCGAGCTCCTCGAGGACCAGGACCTTGTCGGTGCTCCCGAGGATCTTCCTGATCTTTTCCCGGGGAACCGGGTGGGCTGTGGCGACCTTGAGACGGGTCAGGTCAAGATTGTTTTTTTCCAGGACCTCCATCAGGTAATCCCAGGAAAGTGAAGAAGCGATAACGCCGGTCCTGCTCCCGGTCTCGGTGAGCAGGTTCAGGTGATCGGCCTGACTGCCTGCCCGATCGACCCTCTCAATGGCTTCCTTGTGCTGTCTCTGGCACCGGGCCGAACCGGCCTTGGTGAACTTGTCGATGTCGAAGGTGAAGAAAGCTTTCTGCCGCATCCTCCTGATCTCTCCCAGGGTCACCTTGCCGTAGGTGTAGGACAGGACGGTGGTGCTCCGCAGGAAGACCGGCCCGCCGATGGACTCGGATAGCTCGAATGCGTAGCGGGTGAAATCGAGCATCTCCTGGGGGTTGGCGGGAACCAGCATGGGCGCGGAGGACAGCAGGGCATAGTAGCGGGAATCCTGCTCGACCATACCGTAATAGACGCCGGGGTCGTCGCCAACGTAGATCACAAGCCCCCCGACTGTTCCGGAGGCGGCCACGGACAGGACCGTGTCGGATGCCACGTTGAGGCCCGACATCTTCATGGTGACAAGGGTTCTCAGTCCCGCCCAGGAATGTCCGGCGGCGATGTCCATGGCCACCTTTTCGTTGACGGACCAGCGGGCGCCGATCTCGCTACCGGCTGACCTGAGAAGTTCGATGACCGGTGTGGTGGGAGTTCCGGGATAACCGGTGACAAAGGAAACACCGGCCTCAACACATCCACGCGCTATGGCTTCGTTCCCGGAAAAAAGGACCTCGGTACCGGGTCTGTCGACAGTGAGAGAAGATTTCATGGAAGAGGGTTATCGTAAGAGCGCCGAGATCTCCTTGAACTCAGGAGTGCCTGCCTTCCCCAGGATCTGGAAAGCGACGGTTTCCGAAGAGGTTATGACGGCACCGGCCCGTTCCATGGATCTCAGTGCGGCGTCGCGGTTGCCGTCGGACCTTGAACAGACGGCATCCCATGGTACATGAAGGGAGTATCCCGAGTCGATGAGATCCAGGGCTGTCTGATACACGCAGATGTGAGCCTCCATACCGGTGAGGATCACTTTTTTCCTGCCGAGGCCGTCGAGGGCCTTGTTGAACGGCTCCTCACCGCAGCAGGAGAAGATGATCTTCTCGACGTGTTCGACCCCCTCCAGCTGCCCGGCGAGGGATTTCACCGTGGGGCCAAGGCCCCTGGTGTACTGCTGGGTCAGAACAACGGGGATATCGTGGAGCCGGGCAACCCGGATCAGGACGCCGATCGCTCCTTCGACCTGTTCACGCCGGTCCATGACCTTGGCCAGGCGCTCCTGGACATCCACGATTACCAGGACGGCTCCTGACGCCTTGATCCGCATTTTGTCGATCATACTCTAGCTCCGTAATAATTGGTCGCTTGGAGCGAAGTTCGAAGAACGCTGAGCGAAGAAGGGCCTTTCTTCGCGCTTCGTGCTTTGCTCTTCGCGCTATTTGTCCCTAGGAGCCTGTGCCCTCCCTGCTAAGAAAAAGGGAGGTTCTCCGACAGGCTCCTAGACACTGGGAGCCCGGTGGCTCCCTTATGACTTGTACCCCAGTTTTTCGGAGATCTCCCCGCAGGCCTTGAGGATCAGGGGAACGTACTCCTTCTTCAACTGGTCCGTGGACATGCGGACTGATGGGGCGGAGATGGACACGGCCCCGACAACTTTCCTCGTATAGTCGTGAATCGGAGCTCCGACACACCGGACACCCTCGTCCCACTCCTCCTCGTCAATGGCGTATCCCAGTTCCTTGACCAGGGCAAGGTGCTCGAGCATCTTGTCGCGGTCCGAAATGGTTTTGGGAGTGAACTTTTTGAGTTCTTTTTTCCCCAGGACCTCGGCGATCGTCTCGGGGTTCTCGAAGGCAAGCTGTGCCTTTCCCATGGCGCTGCAATAGGTGGGCACCCTGCATCCCACCCTTGAGAGAACCCGGACCGTGTGGGTGGACTCGACAACGTCGAGGTAAAAGGCGTAATTTTCCTTGAGGATACCGATGTAAACGTTCTCGTTGATCTTGTGGTTCAGCTCCTCCATCAACGGGCGGGCCACCCTCAGCAGGCCCGTGTGCCGGATGTAGGTTTGCCCCATTTCCAGGGCTCCAAGCCCCAGACGGTAGTTGTCGGTAACCCTGTTCTGCTCTATATAGCCTCGATTCTCAAGGGTCGCCAGGATGCGGAAGATGTTGTTCTTGTGGAGATTGAGGCGCCTGGACAGTTCGGTGATCCCGAGTTCATCCTCTTCTCCGTGGAACGCTTCCAGGACATCCAGGGCATGATCAACCGACTGTATTATGTAATCGGTTTTTTTCCTCTTGGTCTGGGTCATCTACTCCTCCGTCCCGCAGAATGCACGCTTCGCGTCCATCCTGTTCGGGCATGACCTGACAGCCCGGGACGCCCGCAGCGCTCCCAGTCAGACATTTTTTCAGATCCATCACAACCGATGAATAAAACGGGATTGTATTGATGGGGGGGTGATAAGTCAAGGACTCCGGAATTCACTTCCCGAGATACCGGCACAAATTCCCGAGTTACAAAACCCGTCTGAAACAACAGGTTACGTCTGCCGGCAATAAACTTCCGGAATTATAAAAAGAAACAGTGTTTTGAAACTGGTTTCATTCCACGGTCCGGTCGATGAGATGGCCCAACTTCCGGGAGATCTCAACGGCACATTCCATGACGGCGGGGACGATCTCCCCTTCAACACGCTGTTCGGGAAGCCTGTCGGACGGGCCGCTGACCGACAGGGCGCCCTGGATCTTTCCGTAATAATCGAGGATGGGAGCCGCAACACACTTGAGACCCTCGTTCCATTCCTCGTTGTCAACGGCAAAACCGTTCCGGGCGACATCCCTGGTCGCTGCCTTGAGTTTACGTTTATCGGTGATGGTATTGGGGGTCAACTTCTGCAGCACCATGCTCTTGATAAGCTCATCGGAAACAGCTTCGCCGATAAAGGCCAAAAAGATCTTTCCGGTGGCGGTACAGTGCGGTGAAACGCTGGTTCCGAGGCGCGATATCACCTGGATCGTCTGGTCGGCGACGATCTCGTCCAGGTAAAAGACGTGAGTCCCCCGCAAAACCGAAAGGTAGGTGTTCTCTCTGAGCTGTGCGGTGAGAGCTTCCATCTGGGGGTGGGATACAGAGAGAAGGCTGGTGTGCCTCAGGTAGGCCTGTCCGGCTTCGAAAGCCTTGAGCCCGAGGCGATAGTTCCCGGTGCGCGGATTCTGTTCCACGTACCCGCGGCCTTCCAGTGTGGCCAGAATGCGAAACACGTTGTTCTTGTGCAGGTTGAGCGTCTTGGCGAGCTGGGTCACACCCAGCTCAGGTTCGTCCGCCCTGAAAGCCTCCAGGACATCGAAGGCGTGGTCCACCGAGTGAATGATGTAATCGCTTTTATTTCTCTTGATCATCCCGGTTCAAGACCTCGAATCGATTTGGACCGTACGCACCCAATAAAGATAGACTCGCAAAAAGTCCATCAACGCACCCCGCGCGGGGTGCCCAAATCAATGACCCGCACCGTAAGTCATTGATTTGTGAGGAAAGGGAAAACGACGCTTTTCCCTTTCCGTTGAGCAAAAAGTCCCGGATTGGACTTTTTGCGACCCTGTCAATAAAGAAAGAAAAAAACGGGGATGCCCCTCCAGGAGGGGGGGCAAACCAGAGGGGCACCCCCTTTCCCATTGCTGGGAACCTAAGGATATCTTCTCATTATTCTCAATCCGCCGTCTTCTTCATCCTGACCGACTCGCTGATACCCGACCTGCGTCCCATCTCGAGCCTGTCGA from bacterium includes:
- a CDS encoding IclR family transcriptional regulator, with product MIKRNKSDYIIHSVDHAFDVLEAFRADEPELGVTQLAKTLNLHKNNVFRILATLEGRGYVEQNPRTGNYRLGLKAFEAGQAYLRHTSLLSVSHPQMEALTAQLRENTYLSVLRGTHVFYLDEIVADQTIQVISRLGTSVSPHCTATGKIFLAFIGEAVSDELIKSMVLQKLTPNTITDKRKLKAATRDVARNGFAVDNEEWNEGLKCVAAPILDYYGKIQGALSVSGPSDRLPEQRVEGEIVPAVMECAVEISRKLGHLIDRTVE
- a CDS encoding IclR family transcriptional regulator, which codes for MTQTKRKKTDYIIQSVDHALDVLEAFHGEEDELGITELSRRLNLHKNNIFRILATLENRGYIEQNRVTDNYRLGLGALEMGQTYIRHTGLLRVARPLMEELNHKINENVYIGILKENYAFYLDVVESTHTVRVLSRVGCRVPTYCSAMGKAQLAFENPETIAEVLGKKELKKFTPKTISDRDKMLEHLALVKELGYAIDEEEWDEGVRCVGAPIHDYTRKVVGAVSISAPSVRMSTDQLKKEYVPLILKACGEISEKLGYKS
- a CDS encoding hydrolase, whose amino-acid sequence is MIDKMRIKASGAVLVIVDVQERLAKVMDRREQVEGAIGVLIRVARLHDIPVVLTQQYTRGLGPTVKSLAGQLEGVEHVEKIIFSCCGEEPFNKALDGLGRKKVILTGMEAHICVYQTALDLIDSGYSLHVPWDAVCSRSDGNRDAALRSMERAGAVITSSETVAFQILGKAGTPEFKEISALLR
- a CDS encoding indolepyruvate ferredoxin oxidoreductase subunit alpha, giving the protein MKSSLTVDRPGTEVLFSGNEAIARGCVEAGVSFVTGYPGTPTTPVIELLRSAGSEIGARWSVNEKVAMDIAAGHSWAGLRTLVTMKMSGLNVASDTVLSVAASGTVGGLVIYVGDDPGVYYGMVEQDSRYYALLSSAPMLVPANPQEMLDFTRYAFELSESIGGPVFLRSTTVLSYTYGKVTLGEIRRMRQKAFFTFDIDKFTKAGSARCQRQHKEAIERVDRAGSQADHLNLLTETGSRTGVIASSLSWDYLMEVLEKNNLDLTRLKVATAHPVPREKIRKILGSTDKVLVLEELDPLIEGAVRAESSMMEKPPVVYGKEDGLVPRVGDLSPDQVREYLGHVLGKKVEACAGIGAVALAEPLKVQRLLTFCAGCPHRSSYYALVKAMRELGKDPARTVVTGDIGCTILGINEPFSICWTEVSMGNSIGLAEGFLDAGMHRPVVATLGDGTFYHSGIPPIVNAVATGQDMPIIVLDNNWAAMTGYQETPGTVGGDEIRVPIEKIARGLGVRSVRVVKPYRTRKAVRAFKKVLTGSGVNVLVLRGPCVARQPRSWDRAVKVSDRKCPGFDRCERTCVEALACPAIVREGDKVRIDNEVCQSCGLCVSYCPKGAIRSNFFRMRRRKVGI
- a CDS encoding 2-oxoacid:acceptor oxidoreductase family protein; the protein is MEFNVVAAGIGGQGIVLFSEILAKAMLTDGLNPSFYVHSGLAQLGGSVRSHIRAGERICPKISHGCADAILSLELSEILHAVPYLKRDGRVLVSDVTRMPYHTTMNPSLYPTVDMVREVFTRSGIDPAIVPAGQIARGVGHCQTVNMVMLGALVATTGIVDTETAVKTIRCIINGGEDINVEAFWKGYEFIKGQDYV